One genomic window of Pseudomonas chlororaphis subsp. piscium includes the following:
- a CDS encoding AraC family transcriptional regulator: MNSGQGESIRFWQTAPLAGVELLAARYIEHRFVPHVHDGYVIGMIMDGAQRYRYRGAEHLAGRGTLVLINPDELHTGHKGTEDGWLYRAFYPDNAQILAMLGELELPTDSLPAFGATLYRDPDLVSGFCQLHQLLESPATALQQQTLWREMMLLLLRRHAGVKAPGEPGREHRAIVQAKELLQAQLAAPPSLEELAAAVNLSPFHFARVFRRATGMPPHTWLMQQRIAQARALLRDGCLPLEVATQLGFADQSHLSRQFKQVYGVGPAAYRSARQSL, translated from the coding sequence ATGAACAGCGGCCAGGGCGAATCGATCCGTTTCTGGCAGACCGCGCCCCTGGCCGGCGTGGAGTTGCTGGCCGCGCGTTATATCGAGCATCGTTTCGTGCCCCATGTGCATGACGGTTATGTGATCGGCATGATCATGGACGGCGCCCAGCGCTACCGTTATCGCGGCGCCGAGCACCTGGCGGGGCGCGGCACCCTGGTGCTGATCAACCCGGACGAGCTGCACACCGGCCACAAGGGCACCGAGGACGGCTGGCTGTACCGGGCGTTTTATCCGGACAACGCGCAGATCCTCGCCATGCTGGGCGAACTGGAATTGCCCACCGACAGCCTGCCGGCCTTCGGCGCCACGCTGTATCGCGACCCCGATCTGGTCAGCGGCTTCTGCCAGTTGCACCAATTGCTGGAAAGCCCGGCCACCGCCCTGCAACAACAGACCCTGTGGCGGGAAATGATGCTCTTGCTGCTGCGACGTCATGCCGGAGTCAAGGCGCCGGGCGAACCCGGGCGGGAACACCGGGCGATTGTCCAGGCCAAGGAGTTGCTGCAAGCACAGCTGGCTGCCCCGCCCTCCCTGGAAGAGCTGGCCGCAGCGGTGAATCTCTCGCCCTTCCATTTCGCCCGGGTATTCCGTCGCGCCACCGGCATGCCGCCGCACACCTGGCTGATGCAACAACGCATCGCCCAGGCCCGGGCACTGCTGCGCGACGGCTGCCTGCCGCTGGAAGTGGCGACACAATTGGGGTTCGCCGACCAGAGCCATCTGAGCCGGCAGTTCAAGCAGGTCTACGGCGTGGGGCCGGCGGCCTATCGCAGCGCCCGCCAGTCCCTCTGA
- a CDS encoding HDOD domain-containing protein, with product MPPQPQIMVDLQMEQYMPDPDLEVIARLISQDPGLSGALLKIVNSPYYGLSNKIASIQRAVNLLGSRSIINLINAQSIKGEMSDETIVTLNRFWDTAQDVAMTCLTLAKRTGSQAVDEAYALGLFHDCGVPLMLKRFPDYMTVLEEAYASASPENRVVDTENRVFNTNHAVVGYYTAKSWRLPEHVTNAIANHHNALAIFSDESSRNSQLKNLLAILKMAEHICASYRVLGNQVDDHEWNSIGHLILDYVGLSDYDFENLKETVRELGAH from the coding sequence GTGCCGCCCCAACCGCAGATCATGGTGGATTTGCAGATGGAGCAGTACATGCCCGACCCCGACCTGGAAGTGATCGCGCGGCTGATCTCCCAGGACCCGGGCCTTTCCGGCGCCCTGCTGAAAATCGTCAACTCGCCGTATTACGGGCTGAGCAACAAGATCGCCTCGATCCAGCGCGCGGTGAACCTGCTGGGCAGCCGTTCGATCATCAACCTGATCAACGCGCAGTCGATCAAGGGCGAGATGAGTGACGAAACCATCGTCACCCTCAACCGTTTCTGGGACACCGCCCAGGACGTGGCGATGACCTGCCTGACCCTGGCCAAGCGCACCGGCTCGCAGGCGGTCGACGAGGCCTACGCCCTGGGGTTGTTCCACGATTGCGGCGTGCCGCTGATGCTCAAGCGCTTCCCCGACTACATGACGGTGCTGGAAGAGGCCTACGCCAGTGCGAGCCCCGAGAACCGGGTGGTGGATACGGAAAATCGGGTGTTCAATACCAACCACGCGGTGGTCGGTTATTACACGGCCAAGTCCTGGCGCCTGCCGGAGCACGTGACCAACGCCATCGCCAATCACCACAACGCCCTGGCGATCTTCAGCGACGAGTCGTCGCGCAACAGCCAGCTGAAGAACCTGCTGGCGATCCTGAAAATGGCCGAGCATATCTGTGCGTCCTACCGGGTGCTGGGCAATCAGGTCGATGATCATGAATGGAACAGCATCGGCCATCTGATCCTCGATTACGTCGGCCTGTCCGACTACGACTTCGAGAACCTCAAGGAAACCGTGCGCGAACTGGGCGCGCACTGA
- the mutM gene encoding bifunctional DNA-formamidopyrimidine glycosylase/DNA-(apurinic or apyrimidinic site) lyase, producing the protein MPELPEVETTRRGIAPHLEGQRVSRVIMRERRLRWPIPEDLDVRLSGQQIVKVERRAKYLLINAEVGTLISHLGMSGNLRLVEVGLPAAKHEHVDIELESGLALRYTDPRRFGAMLWSLDPLHHELLIRLGPEPLTDLFDGERLYQLSRGRSMAVKPFIMDNAVVVGVGNIYATEALFAAGIDPRREAKGISRARYLKLAIEIKRILAAAIERGGTTLRDFIGGDGQPGYFQQELFVYGRGGEHCKVCGTGLREIKLGQRASVYCPKCQS; encoded by the coding sequence ATGCCTGAATTACCGGAAGTGGAAACCACCCGGCGCGGTATCGCGCCGCACCTGGAAGGGCAGCGCGTCAGCCGCGTGATCATGCGCGAGCGGCGCCTGCGCTGGCCGATTCCGGAAGACCTCGATGTGCGCCTGTCCGGCCAGCAGATCGTCAAGGTCGAGCGCCGCGCCAAGTACCTGTTGATCAATGCCGAAGTCGGCACCCTGATCAGTCACCTGGGCATGTCGGGCAACCTGCGTCTGGTGGAGGTCGGCCTGCCGGCGGCCAAGCATGAGCATGTGGACATCGAGCTGGAGTCCGGCCTGGCCCTGCGCTACACCGACCCGCGGCGCTTTGGCGCGATGCTCTGGAGCCTCGACCCGCTCCATCACGAGCTGCTGATCCGCCTGGGGCCGGAGCCGCTGACCGACCTGTTCGACGGCGAACGCCTGTATCAGCTGTCGCGGGGGCGTTCGATGGCGGTCAAGCCGTTCATCATGGACAACGCGGTGGTGGTGGGGGTGGGCAATATTTACGCGACCGAAGCGCTGTTCGCCGCCGGCATCGACCCGCGTCGCGAAGCCAAGGGGATTTCCCGGGCGCGCTACCTGAAGCTGGCGATCGAGATCAAGCGCATCCTGGCCGCGGCCATCGAGCGCGGCGGTACCACCTTGCGCGACTTTATCGGCGGCGACGGGCAGCCGGGCTATTTCCAGCAGGAGCTGTTCGTCTACGGGCGCGGCGGGGAACACTGCAAGGTCTGTGGCACGGGGCTGCGCGAGATCAAGCTGGGGCAGCGTGCGAGCGTGTATTGCCCTAAATGCCAGAGCTGA
- the rsmD gene encoding 16S rRNA (guanine(966)-N(2))-methyltransferase RsmD: MASPSRPSKKPVHNQHNGVGQLRIIGGEWRSRRLSFPDVPGLRPTPDRVRETLFNWLAPYVAGAKVLDLFAGSGALFLEALSRGAAMGQALDASNLAVSRLREHLGTLRCTVGQVQTADALRYLETQPANRFDLVFLDPPFHQNLLPAACALLEERDWLADDAWVYTESETAPSTLGLPANWRLHREQKSGQVYYALWQRMAEIAG; encoded by the coding sequence ATGGCCAGCCCATCGCGTCCCAGCAAGAAACCCGTCCACAACCAGCACAACGGTGTGGGCCAACTGCGCATCATCGGCGGCGAGTGGCGCAGCCGCCGCCTGAGTTTCCCCGATGTGCCGGGCCTGCGCCCGACCCCGGACCGGGTGCGCGAAACCCTGTTCAACTGGCTGGCACCTTATGTCGCCGGGGCCAAGGTGCTCGACCTGTTCGCCGGCAGCGGCGCGCTGTTTCTCGAAGCCCTGTCCCGTGGCGCCGCCATGGGCCAGGCGCTGGATGCCAGCAACCTGGCCGTGTCGCGCCTGCGCGAGCACCTGGGCACCCTGCGCTGCACCGTCGGCCAGGTGCAGACCGCCGACGCCCTGCGTTATCTGGAAACCCAGCCAGCCAACCGTTTCGACCTGGTGTTCCTCGACCCACCGTTCCATCAGAACCTGCTGCCGGCCGCCTGTGCCCTGCTGGAAGAACGCGACTGGCTGGCCGACGACGCCTGGGTCTATACCGAAAGTGAAACCGCGCCTTCGACCCTCGGCCTTCCGGCCAACTGGCGCCTGCACCGCGAGCAAAAATCCGGGCAGGTGTACTACGCCTTGTGGCAACGTATGGCAGAGATCGCCGGCTGA
- a CDS encoding YfhL family 4Fe-4S dicluster ferredoxin encodes MSLIITDDCINCDVCEPECPNAAISQGEEIYVIDPNLCTQCVGHYDEPQCQQVCPVDCIPLDEAHPETEEELMAKYRKITGKA; translated from the coding sequence ATGTCCCTGATCATCACCGACGACTGCATCAATTGCGACGTCTGCGAACCCGAGTGCCCGAACGCCGCGATCTCTCAAGGCGAAGAGATCTACGTGATCGACCCGAACCTGTGCACCCAATGTGTCGGCCACTATGACGAGCCGCAATGCCAGCAGGTCTGCCCGGTGGATTGCATCCCACTGGACGAGGCCCACCCGGAAACCGAAGAAGAGTTGATGGCCAAGTACCGGAAGATCACCGGTAAGGCTTGA
- a CDS encoding coniferyl aldehyde dehydrogenase — protein sequence MSAEIAYLPEAHQQLDELHRLFAAQRQAFAANPMPPAAQRQQWLKSLRDLLDSERQALIDAISEDFSHRSADETLLAEIMPSLHGIHYASKHLKGWMKPSRRKVGVAFQPASAKVVYQPLGVVGVIVPWNYPLYLAIGPLVGALAAGNRVLLKLSESTPATGLLLKRLLAKAFPEDLVAVVLGEADVGAAFSRLPFDHLLFTGATSIGKHVMRAAAENLTPVTLELGGKSPAIVSDDVPLKDAAERIAFGKTMNAGQTCVAPDYVLVPEHRVGAFVDAYRQVVRGFFPTLVDNPDYTAIINPRQLARLNSYISDATSKGALLIPLFEENQERRMGHSLMLNVSDDMTVMQDEIFGPILPIVPYTGLDQAFAYINQRPRPLALYYFGYDKAEQNRVLNETHSGGVCLNDTLLHVAQDDMPFGGIGHSGMGHYHGHEGFLTFSKAKGVLSKQRLNAARLIYPPYGKPIQKLIQKLFIR from the coding sequence ATGTCTGCCGAAATCGCCTACTTGCCGGAAGCCCACCAGCAGCTGGATGAGCTCCACCGTCTGTTCGCCGCCCAGCGCCAGGCCTTCGCGGCTAACCCCATGCCACCGGCCGCCCAGCGCCAGCAATGGCTCAAGAGCCTGCGCGACCTGCTCGATAGCGAACGCCAGGCCCTGATCGATGCCATCAGCGAAGATTTCAGCCATCGCAGCGCCGACGAAACCCTGCTCGCCGAAATCATGCCCAGCCTGCATGGCATCCACTACGCCAGCAAACACCTCAAGGGCTGGATGAAGCCTTCGCGGCGCAAAGTCGGCGTAGCCTTTCAACCGGCCTCAGCCAAGGTCGTCTACCAGCCATTGGGCGTGGTCGGAGTGATCGTGCCGTGGAACTACCCGCTGTACCTGGCCATCGGCCCGCTGGTGGGCGCGCTCGCCGCCGGCAACCGGGTACTGCTCAAGCTCAGCGAATCGACCCCCGCCACCGGCCTGCTGCTCAAGCGCCTGCTGGCCAAGGCGTTCCCCGAGGACCTGGTCGCCGTGGTGCTGGGCGAAGCCGACGTGGGCGCGGCCTTCTCCCGGCTGCCCTTCGATCACCTGCTGTTCACCGGCGCCACCAGCATCGGCAAGCATGTGATGCGCGCCGCCGCGGAAAACCTGACCCCGGTGACCCTGGAGCTGGGTGGCAAGTCCCCGGCCATCGTTTCCGACGACGTACCGCTCAAGGACGCCGCCGAACGCATCGCCTTCGGCAAGACCATGAATGCCGGCCAGACCTGCGTCGCCCCGGATTACGTGCTGGTCCCGGAACACCGCGTCGGCGCCTTCGTCGATGCCTATCGCCAGGTGGTCCGTGGTTTCTTCCCAACCCTGGTCGACAACCCCGACTACACCGCGATCATCAACCCGCGGCAACTGGCGCGCCTGAACAGCTACATCAGCGACGCCACCAGCAAGGGCGCGCTGCTGATCCCGCTGTTCGAGGAGAACCAGGAACGGCGCATGGGCCACAGCCTGATGCTCAATGTCAGCGACGACATGACGGTGATGCAGGATGAGATCTTCGGCCCGATCCTGCCGATCGTGCCCTACACCGGGCTGGACCAGGCCTTCGCCTATATCAACCAGCGCCCTCGCCCCCTGGCGCTCTACTACTTCGGCTACGACAAGGCCGAACAGAACCGGGTACTCAACGAAACCCACTCGGGCGGGGTCTGCCTCAACGACACCCTGCTACACGTCGCCCAGGACGACATGCCGTTCGGCGGCATCGGCCACTCGGGCATGGGCCATTACCACGGTCACGAAGGCTTCCTGACCTTCAGCAAGGCCAAGGGCGTGCTGAGCAAACAGCGCCTGAATGCCGCGCGGCTGATCTACCCGCCCTATGGCAAACCGATCCAGAAGCTGATCCAGAAGCTGTTCATCCGCTAA
- a CDS encoding GMC family oxidoreductase, translating to MPVPDLFREGLARGWKTYNGSQLQEDLTLEADVAIIGSGAGGGTTAEILSAAGYKVLLIEEGPLKTSDDFKMLEDQAYANLYQEGIGRMSKDGAITILQGRAVGGTTLINWTSSFRTPEPTLEHWAKEHDVKGHSPAEMAPWFAKMEQRLGVAPWIMPPNANNDVIRIGCEKLGYSWHVIPRNVRGCWNLGYCGMGCPTNAKQSMLVTTIPATLEKGGELLYLTRAERLQIKGDQVESLLCLAMDERCVAPTGRTIKVKARHYVLAGGGINSPALLLRSDAADPHKRLGKRTFLHLVNFSAGQFDQVINPFYGAPQSIYSDHFQWQDGTTGKMSYKLEVPPLQPALAATLLGGFGPQSALNMQQLPHTHAMLALLRDGFHPDSSGGSVELRGDGSPVLDYQVSDYAWDGVRRAFHSMAEIQFAGGARAVMPMHSDARYVKTLAEARTLIDGLNLALYRTRLGSAHVMGGCAMGEDPKNAVADSLGRHHQLANLSIHDGSLFPTSIGANPQLSVYGLTAQLATALAERLKSG from the coding sequence ATGCCCGTACCCGATCTGTTTCGCGAAGGCCTGGCCCGAGGCTGGAAAACCTACAACGGCTCGCAATTGCAGGAGGACCTGACCCTCGAAGCGGATGTCGCCATCATCGGCAGCGGCGCGGGCGGCGGCACCACTGCCGAGATCCTCAGCGCCGCCGGCTACAAGGTGCTGCTGATCGAAGAAGGGCCGCTCAAGACCAGCGACGACTTCAAGATGCTCGAGGACCAGGCCTACGCCAATCTCTATCAGGAAGGCATCGGCCGCATGAGCAAGGATGGCGCCATCACCATCCTGCAAGGCCGCGCGGTCGGCGGCACCACCCTGATCAACTGGACCTCCAGCTTCCGTACCCCCGAGCCGACCCTGGAGCACTGGGCCAAGGAACACGACGTCAAAGGCCACAGCCCGGCCGAGATGGCGCCCTGGTTCGCGAAGATGGAGCAACGCCTGGGCGTCGCCCCGTGGATCATGCCGCCCAACGCCAACAACGATGTGATCAGGATCGGCTGCGAGAAGCTCGGCTACAGCTGGCACGTGATCCCGCGCAACGTGCGCGGCTGCTGGAACCTCGGCTATTGCGGCATGGGCTGCCCGACCAACGCCAAGCAGTCGATGCTGGTCACCACCATTCCCGCGACCCTGGAGAAAGGCGGCGAGCTGCTGTACCTGACCCGCGCCGAGCGCCTGCAGATCAAGGGCGACCAGGTCGAGAGCCTGCTCTGCCTGGCCATGGACGAACGCTGCGTGGCGCCCACCGGGCGCACCATCAAGGTCAAGGCCCGGCACTACGTGCTGGCCGGCGGCGGGATCAACAGCCCGGCCCTGCTGCTGCGCTCCGACGCCGCCGACCCGCACAAACGCCTGGGCAAACGCACCTTCCTGCACCTGGTGAACTTCTCCGCCGGGCAGTTCGACCAGGTGATCAACCCCTTCTACGGCGCGCCGCAGTCGATCTACTCCGATCATTTCCAATGGCAGGACGGCACCACCGGCAAGATGTCCTACAAGCTCGAGGTGCCGCCGCTGCAACCGGCACTGGCTGCTACCCTGCTCGGCGGTTTCGGCCCGCAGAGCGCCCTGAACATGCAGCAACTGCCCCACACCCACGCCATGCTCGCGCTGCTGCGCGACGGTTTTCACCCGGACAGCAGCGGCGGCAGCGTGGAACTGCGCGGCGACGGCTCGCCAGTGCTCGACTATCAGGTCTCGGATTACGCCTGGGACGGCGTGCGTCGGGCCTTTCACAGCATGGCGGAGATCCAGTTCGCCGGTGGTGCCAGGGCGGTCATGCCGATGCACAGCGATGCCCGCTACGTGAAGACCCTGGCCGAGGCCAGGACACTGATCGACGGCCTGAACCTTGCGCTGTACCGCACTCGCCTGGGCAGCGCCCATGTGATGGGCGGTTGCGCCATGGGCGAAGACCCGAAAAACGCCGTCGCCGACAGCCTGGGCCGCCATCACCAACTGGCTAATCTGTCGATCCACGACGGTTCGCTGTTCCCCACCAGTATCGGCGCCAACCCCCAATTGTCGGTCTACGGCCTGACCGCGCAACTGGCCACGGCCTTGGCCGAACGGCTGAAAAGCGGGTGA
- the coaD gene encoding pantetheine-phosphate adenylyltransferase, producing MNRVLYPGTFDPITKGHGDLVERASRLFDHVIIAVAASPKKNPLFPLEQRVELAREVTKHLPNVEVVGFSTLLAHFAKEQNANVFLRGLRAVSDFEYEFQLANMNRQLAPDVESLFLTPSERYSFISSTLVREIAALGGDISKFVHPAVADALTLRFKK from the coding sequence ATGAACCGAGTGTTGTACCCAGGTACCTTCGACCCTATTACCAAGGGCCATGGCGATCTGGTCGAACGCGCCTCGCGCCTGTTCGATCATGTGATCATCGCCGTCGCCGCCAGCCCGAAGAAAAACCCGCTTTTCCCCCTGGAACAGCGTGTGGAACTGGCTCGCGAGGTCACCAAGCATCTGCCGAACGTTGAAGTCGTCGGTTTTTCCACGCTGCTGGCGCATTTCGCCAAGGAGCAGAACGCCAATGTCTTCCTGCGGGGGCTGCGGGCGGTTTCGGACTTCGAATACGAATTCCAGCTGGCCAACATGAACCGCCAACTGGCGCCGGACGTGGAAAGCCTGTTCCTCACGCCGTCAGAGCGTTATTCGTTCATTTCCTCGACCCTGGTCCGGGAAATCGCGGCATTGGGCGGCGATATCAGCAAGTTCGTGCATCCGGCCGTGGCCGACGCCCTGACCCTGCGCTTCAAGAAATAA
- a CDS encoding sulfurtransferase codes for MPIAQLISPQQLAARLEQPGLVILDCRFALEDPDYGQRSYAGGHLAGAHFADLERDLSGPVVKGVTGRHPLPEPVTLIARLQAWGIDADSDIVLYDDGPGAYAARAWWLLAWLGKRDGVFILDGGLKAWHAAGLPLSLDPPTNVLGHFTGQPDKSLLLSAEQLQKRLGQPTLTLLDARGQPRFRGEVEPIDPVAGHIPGAQCAAFTDNLGSDGRFLPADQLKKRFAAKLGERSPTELVAYCGSGVTACHNLFALCLAGYPLGSLYAGSWSEWITDPQRAVATGD; via the coding sequence ATGCCCATCGCGCAACTGATCAGTCCACAGCAATTGGCCGCTCGCCTGGAGCAGCCCGGGCTGGTGATTCTCGATTGTCGTTTTGCCCTGGAAGACCCGGATTACGGCCAGCGCAGTTATGCCGGAGGGCATCTGGCCGGCGCGCATTTTGCCGACCTGGAGCGCGATCTCAGTGGCCCGGTGGTCAAGGGCGTGACCGGGCGCCATCCGCTGCCCGAACCGGTGACGCTGATCGCCCGCCTGCAGGCCTGGGGCATCGACGCCGACAGTGACATCGTGCTTTACGACGACGGCCCCGGCGCCTATGCCGCCCGGGCCTGGTGGCTGTTGGCCTGGCTGGGCAAGCGCGATGGTGTGTTCATTCTCGATGGCGGCCTGAAAGCTTGGCACGCCGCGGGCTTGCCGTTGAGCCTGGATCCGCCGACCAATGTTCTCGGCCACTTCACTGGCCAGCCCGACAAATCCCTGCTGCTGAGTGCCGAGCAACTGCAAAAACGCCTCGGCCAGCCGACCCTGACCCTGCTCGACGCCCGCGGCCAGCCACGCTTTCGCGGCGAAGTGGAACCGATCGACCCGGTGGCCGGGCATATCCCCGGCGCGCAATGCGCGGCCTTCACCGACAACCTGGGCAGCGACGGCCGTTTTCTGCCGGCCGACCAGCTCAAGAAGCGCTTTGCCGCGAAGCTGGGCGAGCGTTCGCCGACCGAGCTGGTGGCGTACTGCGGCTCGGGCGTGACCGCCTGTCACAACCTGTTCGCCCTGTGCCTGGCCGGTTATCCCCTGGGCAGCCTGTATGCCGGCTCCTGGAGCGAGTGGATCACCGATCCGCAGCGCGCGGTCGCCACGGGCGACTGA
- a CDS encoding TetR/AcrR family transcriptional regulator, which produces MAPRIKTRERIVQNSLELFNQQGERSVSTNHIAAHMEISPGNLYYHFPNKQAIIAVLFCEYEALVDSFLRLPQGRTVTVEDKRYYLQELLAAMWRYRFLHRDLEHLLDSDAELAARYRRFSQRCLIHGTAIYAGFVEAGILRMDKVQIESLTLNAWIILTSWVRFLCTTRENSAHLSEEAIKRGVYQVLVLEAGFVTDHAREAVDALYDEFYVPLAQALEEVQ; this is translated from the coding sequence ATGGCCCCACGCATAAAAACCCGCGAACGTATCGTCCAGAACAGCCTGGAGCTGTTCAACCAGCAAGGCGAACGCAGTGTCAGCACCAACCACATTGCCGCCCACATGGAGATTTCGCCGGGCAACCTGTATTACCACTTCCCCAACAAGCAGGCGATCATCGCCGTGCTGTTCTGCGAGTACGAAGCCCTGGTCGACAGCTTCCTGCGCCTGCCCCAGGGCCGCACCGTGACCGTGGAGGACAAGCGCTATTACCTGCAGGAGCTGCTGGCCGCCATGTGGCGCTATCGCTTCCTGCACCGCGACCTGGAACACCTGCTCGACAGCGACGCCGAACTGGCCGCCCGTTATCGACGCTTCTCCCAGCGCTGCCTGATCCACGGCACGGCGATCTACGCCGGTTTCGTCGAGGCCGGCATCCTCAGGATGGACAAGGTGCAGATCGAGTCCCTGACCCTCAATGCCTGGATCATCCTCACCTCCTGGGTGCGTTTTTTGTGCACCACCCGGGAAAACTCCGCGCACCTGAGCGAAGAAGCCATCAAGCGCGGCGTGTATCAGGTGCTGGTGCTGGAAGCCGGATTCGTCACCGACCACGCCCGGGAGGCAGTCGACGCGCTGTACGACGAGTTTTACGTGCCCCTGGCGCAAGCCCTGGAAGAAGTGCAGTAG
- a CDS encoding hydrolase, which translates to MPTPSDRFTPAFGLGNPHLQTLWGPLWRKTTHLERQRERLWLDDGDFLDLDWHGPHSATAPLVLVLHGLTGSSNSPYVAGLQKALANQGWASAALNWRGCSGEPNLLPRSYHSGASEDLAAAIDHLRSKRPLAPLFAVGYSLGGNVLLKHLGESGSASQLQGAVAVSVPFRLDQCADRIDQGFSKVYQAHFMREMLAYIKDKQRQFQHDGRHEGLAVLERLGPLEKMRTFWDFDGRVTAPLNGFTDAQDYYRRASSRYFLGEIRTSTLIIQAADDPFVFPHSLPEARELSGSIHFELQAKGGHVGFVDGSVKTPGYYLERRIPQWLSDLGDEPR; encoded by the coding sequence GTGCCTACTCCGTCAGATCGTTTCACTCCCGCCTTCGGCCTCGGCAACCCGCACCTGCAAACCCTGTGGGGCCCGCTGTGGCGCAAGACCACCCACCTCGAGCGCCAGCGCGAACGCCTGTGGCTCGACGACGGCGACTTTCTCGATCTCGACTGGCACGGCCCCCACTCCGCCACCGCGCCTCTGGTGCTGGTGCTGCACGGCCTGACCGGTTCTTCCAACTCGCCTTACGTGGCCGGCCTGCAAAAGGCCCTGGCAAACCAGGGCTGGGCCAGCGCGGCGCTGAACTGGCGTGGCTGCTCGGGCGAACCCAACCTGCTGCCACGCAGCTACCATTCAGGGGCCAGCGAAGACCTGGCCGCCGCCATCGACCACCTGCGCAGCAAACGCCCGCTGGCCCCGCTGTTCGCGGTGGGCTATTCGCTGGGCGGCAATGTATTGCTCAAGCACCTGGGGGAAAGCGGCAGCGCCAGCCAGTTGCAAGGTGCCGTCGCAGTGTCGGTGCCGTTTCGCCTGGACCAGTGCGCCGACCGCATCGACCAGGGCTTTTCCAAGGTCTACCAGGCGCATTTCATGCGCGAGATGCTGGCCTACATCAAGGACAAGCAGCGCCAGTTCCAGCACGACGGGCGCCATGAGGGCCTGGCCGTGCTGGAGCGGCTCGGGCCGCTGGAAAAGATGCGCACCTTCTGGGACTTCGACGGCCGGGTCACCGCGCCGCTGAATGGCTTTACCGATGCCCAGGACTATTACCGGCGCGCCTCCAGCCGCTATTTCCTCGGTGAAATCCGCACCAGCACCCTGATCATCCAGGCCGCGGACGATCCTTTCGTGTTCCCCCACAGCCTGCCGGAAGCCCGCGAGCTGTCCGGCAGCATCCACTTCGAGCTGCAGGCCAAGGGTGGGCACGTCGGCTTTGTCGATGGCTCGGTGAAGACCCCGGGTTATTACCTGGAACGGCGCATTCCCCAGTGGTTGTCCGACCTGGGGGACGAGCCGCGATGA